Below is a genomic region from Cellulomonas sp. P24.
CGGTGGTCAGGAAGAACACCGATCCGTACGGGCTCGAGGAGATCGTGAGGCTGTCGTGGGCGAGCGAGGCGTACTCGAACACCTGCCCACCGATGAAGATCGCGCCCATGACGTACGTGAGGGTCATCCACTCGTTCATCCCCCACGTACGGACGGCCAGGATCGACCCGGTCCGCGCGGGCTGGAACCGCTCGGCGGCCCAGACGCCCATCTGGCACGTGACGGACGACAGCACCAGCACGGTGGTGTTGATCGCGGCGTAGGTCACGTTGAGCTTGCCGGTCTGAGCGGCCCACTCGGCGGGCACGGTAGAGCGGAGCGTGAAGTACATCGCGAAGAGTCCCGCGAAGAACATCAGCTCGCTGGCGAGCCACACGATCGTCCCGACCGAGACAGGGTTCGGTCGGTTGACGCTCACGTGAGGGGCGGTGTGGGGGGCAGCCATGGCGGTCGACACGTCGCCATTATGGCCGACAACTCGTCGAGATGGGACGTTAGGCCCATGTTTTGAGGTGGGCATATGTCACATCGTCATCTCCCGACGCTCACCACGCCTCCACACGGGGCCGCAACGTCTCCACACGAGACGGCCACGACGTCGGGCCCGGGCGTGTCGCGTGCGCGTGCTGGACGGCGTGCGACGGGTCCGGCGCGGCGCGGACGAGATCCGTCGGTGGTCGCCGGGTGGCGCTCGGCGCGCAACGGCCGCCGCTCGTGCCAAGATGCGTGGCGAGGGCGCACGGCGACGACGATGGAGAGCGACCATGAGCAGCGCAGAGTCCGGGCAGCACGACGCGGAGTCGATCGCGGAGGAAGGCCCGCGGATCCTGCTGTACAGCGACCACGTGGACACGCGCGAGCAGGTGCTGCTCGCGGTCGGACGGCGGCTCGGCAAGGGGCAGCCACCGATCCGCTGGGTCGAGGTCGCGACGGAAGCCGCGGTGATCTCCGCGATGGACGAGGGGCTGTTCGACCT
It encodes:
- a CDS encoding heme-copper oxidase subunit III, translated to MAAPHTAPHVSVNRPNPVSVGTIVWLASELMFFAGLFAMYFTLRSTVPAEWAAQTGKLNVTYAAINTTVLVLSSVTCQMGVWAAERFQPARTGSILAVRTWGMNEWMTLTYVMGAIFIGGQVFEYASLAHDSLTISSSPYGSVFFLTTGFHGLHVIGGLIAFLFLLGRSFTAKRFGHHEATTAIVVSYYWHFVDVVWIALFIVIYLLK